In the Deltaproteobacteria bacterium genome, one interval contains:
- the tatA gene encoding twin-arginine translocase TatA/TatE family subunit: MFGLGATELLIILVIVIVIFGATRLPQIGQGLGEGIKNFRGALKEPTAIDVTPKEGDEKKGE, translated from the coding sequence ATGTTCGGCTTGGGCGCGACCGAGCTTCTGATCATCCTGGTGATCGTGATCGTGATCTTCGGGGCCACACGCTTGCCGCAGATCGGCCAGGGCCTCGGCGAGGGGATCAAGAACTTCCGCGGCGCGCTGAAGGAGCCGACCGCGATCGACGTCACGCCCAAGGAAGGCGACGAGAAGAAGGGCGAGTAG
- a CDS encoding phosphomannomutase/phosphoglucomutase, with protein MKPAIFKAYDIRGLYPEELDAAAALAIGRALARKLGPGPVAVGFDMRTSARDLHTALVAGLRGEGSDVIDVGRVATPILYFATTTLRAVGGAMITASHNPGAYNGFKLCGPNAAPIGIESGLREIRDVALGLHGQPAPAPRGTLRSEDPKPRYYDTLLELFPSRPRLRAVIDAGNGIAGEAYSGLIDRLPLEARRLYFEPDGRFPNHEADPLKHENLADLRKAVLEDRADLGIAFDGDGDRAVFVDETGEVIPADLLTALFCEVILERKLLGAGARAAMLYDLRSSRVVPETLRARGAVAIRSRVGHAFMKAVMRERGACFGGELSGHYYFNFPSGYIGDDGAAAMMLLLEAIAVRGLPLSKLWRPYRRYRQSGEINRRVADVPATLARVRAAHAAGDADELDGLTVSYPDWWFNLRPSNTEPLLRLNLEAPSDAEVAARRDALLALIEG; from the coding sequence ATGAAGCCCGCCATCTTCAAGGCCTACGACATCCGAGGTCTCTATCCCGAGGAGCTCGACGCGGCCGCGGCGCTCGCGATCGGGCGGGCGCTCGCGCGCAAGCTCGGGCCGGGTCCGGTCGCGGTCGGCTTCGACATGCGCACCAGCGCCCGCGACCTGCACACGGCGCTCGTCGCCGGGCTTCGCGGCGAGGGCTCCGACGTGATCGACGTCGGCCGCGTCGCCACGCCGATCCTCTACTTCGCGACGACGACGCTTCGCGCGGTGGGCGGCGCGATGATCACCGCCTCGCACAATCCGGGCGCGTACAACGGCTTCAAGCTGTGCGGCCCGAACGCCGCGCCGATCGGGATCGAGTCGGGGCTGCGCGAGATCCGGGACGTCGCGCTCGGGCTGCACGGCCAGCCGGCGCCCGCCCCGCGCGGAACGCTGCGAAGCGAGGACCCGAAGCCGCGCTACTACGACACGCTGCTCGAGCTGTTCCCGTCGCGGCCGCGCCTGCGGGCCGTGATCGACGCGGGCAACGGCATCGCGGGCGAGGCGTACTCGGGCCTGATCGACCGATTGCCGCTCGAAGCGCGGCGCCTGTACTTCGAGCCCGACGGCCGCTTTCCCAATCACGAGGCCGACCCGCTCAAGCACGAGAACCTCGCGGACCTGCGCAAGGCGGTGCTCGAGGATCGCGCGGACCTCGGCATCGCGTTCGACGGCGACGGCGATCGCGCGGTTTTCGTGGACGAGACCGGCGAGGTGATCCCGGCGGATCTTCTCACCGCGCTCTTCTGCGAGGTGATCCTCGAGCGCAAGCTGCTCGGCGCGGGAGCGCGCGCCGCGATGCTCTACGACCTGCGCTCCAGCCGCGTCGTGCCCGAGACGCTGCGCGCGCGCGGCGCGGTGGCGATCCGCAGTCGCGTCGGCCACGCGTTCATGAAAGCGGTCATGCGCGAGCGCGGCGCGTGCTTCGGCGGCGAGCTCTCGGGTCACTACTACTTCAACTTCCCGTCGGGCTACATCGGCGACGACGGCGCGGCCGCGATGATGCTCCTTCTCGAGGCCATCGCCGTGCGCGGGCTCCCGCTATCGAAGCTCTGGCGGCCGTACCGGCGCTACCGCCAGAGCGGCGAGATCAACCGACGGGTCGCCGACGTTCCGGCGACGCTCGCGCGCGTGCGCGCGGCGCACGCGGCAGGCGACGCGGACGAGCTCGACGGGCTCACGGTCAGCTATCCCGACTGGTGGTTCAACCTGCGGCCGTCGAACACCGAGCCGCTTCTGCGCCTGAACCTCGAGGCCCCGAGCGACGCCGAGGTCGCCGCGAGGCGCGACGCGCTGCTCGCGCTGATCGAGGGCTAG